GTGACGGGAAATTGTTTGAAGTGCAAGAGCAGTGTATGGTTCCGCCGCCCCACACCCAGCTACCATGACAAAAGACGACACCACAATTTGCATCTGATGGTAATATTGTCTGTATCTTTTATCCACCTATAACAAGAGCACATCCATCAGTGATTGTTCAAATAAGTGCAGCTCAGTAAAAACTGTGGTAGCTAGGAAAGTaaaggaataaataaataatatcattGGAGAAggggagagaaagaaaacccatatATCCAGAAAGATACATTtatataaacccaaaaaatgattAGAAGCATTCCTAGTAACAATCAATGCAAACGTAAAAGCTTCCAATTCCAAATGCTTCATAATCCCTTTGCCCAGAGGTCTCTAAGCGGTAAGCACCGAGGGAAAAGTTTAGGTAGAATACCTTAGGTGAAGTACATCAGGTTCATAATTCAAACATCTAGctgcattgaatttaattatcctTGGAAATTATTACAGTGTATCTTATTACTCAATGCAACCAAGTATTTGAATTTAACTAGGTAACCTAATGTACCTAAAATACCATACAATTTACCCCTACTCAAATACCATACTTTCTCTTCAAAAACCTTTTTCTACATACTATCATTTTTTTGTCTTGAACTTACACAGGATCCTATTAAAAACCTGTATTCAGCATTGCCAACTGATAAGGAGATCCTCTTGCCCACCCCAACACTATCCCTACTTTAGAAGCACAGACTACTCCGAATCAAAACGTGACACTTTGAAGTCTCTTATGAAATTTTCTCACATTCATGTCACGCCAGCTAATGTAATCATAAAAATGGTCTAAAGTATGAGGAAGAGACCCAATGTGTCTAACATCAACATTCGCTTGCTACTCTCCAAAATACAATACTTCTTTCAGAGCATCCAATCCTCTTTTTAATCTATCAAAAACTCAACTATATCCTTTAATGCTTTTGCTTTGAACAAGGTGTTTGTCAATGCCTCTCTTTAATATCATCCATCTAAAAAGCAACTTAACAAGATATATTTCTTTCATCCTTATTTTGATTTTAGAACATATTCTTGACCATgctaaacaaaattttatcactATCATTGCAAATAAATCCCTATGAATTTGAGCACAGAAGAATTTAAGCATGGGTAGCTCTTCAGAATTTGTATAAACACATGAGAACAAAagacataaaaaatatttgactgTCAAAAAATGATCAATTATGGTAATTTTCTAAACTGTGGGGTATGTATTAGGTATGAGGGAAGAATACGTCATGGTCCAAATGATCATcttcaaggaaaacaaaagacAATAGAAAAGACTAGCAATCCAGActatatatacaaattaaaaagaaggggaaaatgtaactaaaaaaaataagaaggcgGTAGGGCCTACCTCGTCTAACATGGACAAAAGTGTTGTCTTCTTATTCTGAAGATCCTGTCGTTCTGCAGGTGATAGCTCACAAGAGGAGTTAGTAGTTGACTCACCAGGGTCTGAAGACATCTGCACAGATTGAGTATTAGATCTCCCATCAGCCTCTTTAGAGACATCTAAACCAATCCCCTGGATTTGATGTTTGTTCAATCCACGCTGTTTCAAAGCCTTTCGGACATTAACCACTTCATCAAGCAAATGTTGTGATGCCTTGAGGTACCTTGAGTTTAAAATTGTGGTTGCAAAAGCTGATGGTTCATATAGGTATTGATCACAGAGCATCTCTTTGGGGTTCATTGAGGAATGAGGATTGCACAATGCCTCTGGTTTAGTAGTGTTATGGCTGCCTCCAGGAAAACCAGATAGCAGGCATTCTGCACTTCTCAAATCCTTGTATCGGTTGTTCTCATCACCTTTACAAGATGTGTTTCCCAAGAATGAAGAGAGACCTGGGTTTGGATACTCACTACCAAATGAAGCTACAGATACCGCAGATGGCATTTGTGTGCAAAGGCTAAGAGATAATCCCTGAGACTGAATATTTTGTTCACCATCTGGAACTCCCAGCTGCCTCCTTGGAATCACCTGGGAATTCCCAGTAACAGAGTTTCCAAGGTGATCACCTGTTACAGCATTTAACCTTGCATCAATGGATTGCATGCTTTCTCTATTATCTATAGGTGGAATGAACATCATCTCATTTCTGCCTCCCACAGATTCATCACAGTTAGGAGGTAGAGAACTCCCAGACAAGATGTCTGAGTAGGATCCAGAAGAAGCTTGGTTCATGTACATCATTATGTTATTAGGATGGAAAGGCGCTTCAGAATATGAAGCAAATTTCTGGTCTCCTAAATATGGAGTTTGCAAGCAATCTCTTTGATTGCTTGCATTTGGGAAATAGGTGGCCATACTTTGCTTCCTCTGTCTCAGGACACTTCAGTAGCTAGAGAAAAGAGATTATGCCCAATTTGAGCAGCTAACAAATCCTAACAGGAAAGAGAGACAAAATTACGAAATCAACAAATGTAATCCAATCCTATAGTCAAAGAAGACAATACATAGTATGCATATTCACATTAAAAAACTCCATTCAATGTCAGAAAGAAGGCACTTGTAATTAACAAATCAATGACTGTTATCAATAACGGTGCAGAATCTGGCTCAGCCACTCAAGGTGTTGCAAATAACTGGCAGTGATGAACTCTTAAATTACAGAAAAACACAGATTCTGATTCCTAAACAATAATACCATTGAATTATACACACCAACAAAACACCAATCATAAGAAAAAGTACAAACCTTTTATGTCAAACGTAAAACAGTATGTATAATACCCAGACATTATTAGCACCAAACCCCTACCCCCACCCCAGCTATCTTCTTTGGAAAAAGACCACACAATTGCCAATTGGCTCATCACGTTTCTTGTGTGacaaatatcaaattaaaaatgaaacataaaaataaaaatcaacccTATCAAAAACAGAACACAATGATAACTAAAATGCACATCATGCATACAAACAGACCAGAACTACCAGACAAATAACACCAACTACCCAGAAGGAAAATAACCCGTCTAGCAAGAAGAATCctaagaaaaattttcaaccttTTCAACTCTTTCTTCAGGTGAACATCACAGCTACATCATGTAaataacccaaaatcaaaatcaccaTTAAGAATCAAGCATAAACAGTAACTAATAGCCAAAATTCAAACCCCATATAAGCAATAATAGAACAAGTAAAACcccacaaaccaaaaccaaaagtcAAGCCAAAATTAAGAACCCCAAGATTCAAATTACCCAGAAGCACAGTTCTGACAATAATCCCTGCTAACAAATCACTTCCATGACTTCTTCTTTCCAATCATAAATGACCATCATCAAATTTTACCACAAATAACAGTGCATAAccatcaaaaatacaaaaaagttagctaaaagaaccattggaaaatatatataaatatacctCAAAGACATAGGAATGATGATAAGGCTGTAGTGGGAAGCAAAAACTTGGGGGGGCCTTTTGAAAACAAAAGGATTATATCCCAAAGACCAAGTTGAGACAAGCTTCTTCCCCCAAACGTAGACAAATGCCAATCCCAAGAGATATATTCCAAACAAAGACCGACCTCCTTATCATTGGAACAACGATACCAACTCAATAAAAATGCATATCATACattattattaaactatttaataTAGTTGTAGCAGCAAGCACCAACTacagaaatattatttttttaattgttggttaagtaacataaaataataaaaactatgtTATATCTGTGTCAATCATTCTTTCGTTTCTCACGTGTCAGAAACGGTAGGACGGCAAAAACACGCTAGAAAGTTCGAAATGGCTGTGGTTGTTGTTTGCTTGAAAGGGTTCAAAGCCTTAACAACCAGTTGGTAGACCTATAACCCTTCGCTTAAACCTTCTTTTAACGCATAATACCTCacacaaactctctctctctctctctctctttgttatGTACCAACGACCAAAGAAGCATCTTAAATACTAAAAGCTTTGTGATTGGTTAtaaccttaaaaaaagaaaaagaaaaaagagagagttggGTTCAATGAACGGTAGCTTTTGTTAATGTAATATGTATAATTGTAAGTGGTACCATATCTATATGTGTTAGCTAGCTGTACACGCACGCAGTAGGTGAAAGCGACGAACTCACGGGTAGACGTGGTGCTGCGTGTGCTTTTCTTGGCTTTCCAACTTTGAGTTGAGCTCTTCAACGCACATCTCCTCTGGATTTCTATACCTATATTATTGCCTCCCCTTCCCAGTCCCCACCactagtaaaaaattttaaactataagaAATATGTGAGTGACTTTTATATTATGAATTACAAACTCAGTTGAGTAATAAAATCTTTCCTTCATGATATACATACTTATGTCCATATTTAACATATGATATatacagaaatttttttttttttttaaatgtactaTTTTGCAACATAATTTAAAAACTGATCCCCTAATaacttcaaaaaattgaaatttaaaaaaaaaaaaatatatatatatatatatatagcgtattattttgcaaattttgcCATGAGAAGAGGCAAGATGATGCTCAAGGTTTTGGTTCAATTAGTAGCTATTTGGGTTTAATCCGTCATAGGAGATGGGTGGCTTGGTTGtagttttgtgtgtgtgggtgtaTGCATGCGTGTGTGTATTGTGAATGGAGCATTGGACAACAAGTGCTATTGTTGAAATACAGGGAGGGAGAAGAAGGAAGGCATGGAATGGAAGgatgagaaagaaaagaaaataaaaaataaacttgtcaagatagagaaaaaaaaaactaattgtctaccttattttgaaatttaatattttacccACCTGAACTCTATTGCTTTAAACTTCTATAAGGACACAAAAATCAAACAGTCTaagcccacttagaatagtgAGGATTGTGCAGCTCAACTAGGCCCAAATCAATAGATATTTGTAAGAGAgtggattaaacaaaaaatgataGGGTTTAGCCTGAGGACAAAAATAGGGAGGGCCTCACCACAAATCAaagtttatgtatatataaagcttATTACAAGCTTACCATGATTATCTTTCTATACCTCATTTTACTCATCTGGACTTCCCAGAAGTCTCTTGTCTCTTCCCCTCACATCCTCAGGTGGATTCCCTCTTTGGGCTTATGATGCCTTAATAATGACGATAACAGCTCATCTAACCTTTCCTTGGTCCTTGGGCCCTCACACCTTGTATGTGTTTGGATTCGGTTGTTGCGTTTTGCGTTTacgtttcttctcttttttttctttttctttttttctgtgcTGCTGCGCATGCGTTTAGGGAGACaaacggctactgttcatgaatagtagccGTATATTGTTGACTTTTCAGTCTCTTTTATCAGTCTCGTGGgtcccgtgaatagtgcacgagactcacaaatttcacttttcagccactttttcattaaaaataagtccTACAGCACtgtttacacatttaaaaattattt
This DNA window, taken from Quercus robur chromosome 2, dhQueRobu3.1, whole genome shotgun sequence, encodes the following:
- the LOC126712318 gene encoding BEL1-like homeodomain protein 7 isoform X1, with product MATYFPNASNQRDCLQTPYLGDQKFASYSEAPFHPNNIMMYMNQASSGSYSDILSGSSLPPNCDESVGGRNEMMFIPPIDNRESMQSIDARLNAVTGDHLGNSVTGNSQVIPRRQLGVPDGEQNIQSQGLSLSLCTQMPSAVSVASFGSEYPNPGLSSFLGNTSCKGDENNRYKDLRSAECLLSGFPGGSHNTTKPEALCNPHSSMNPKEMLCDQYLYEPSAFATTILNSRYLKASQHLLDEVVNVRKALKQRGLNKHQIQGIGLDVSKEADGRSNTQSVQMSSDPGESTTNSSCELSPAERQDLQNKKTTLLSMLDEVDKRYRQYYHQMQIVVSSFVMVAGCGAAEPYTALALQTISRHFRSLRDTIASQIQVIQRSLGEQDTSPNGQGGIPRLRYVDQQLRQQRALQQFGVMRHAWRPQRGLPENSVSILRAWLFEHFLHPYPKDSEKIILARQTGLTRNQVANWFINARVRLWKPMVEEMYKEEFAESEMNSKSSPESALNVPRDNSLASEDRGEELQDSVISTTADSVHLGQAYDSKSVHIPNVEINGQSARIGFESSTHRDNVLGSGIMKLQGNQRPKVDDHNLYSDEIILPQQNGGGSLMAAAATYDMSELGSFVDGSQVSLALELRHCENDGFPMSGGANLRGNDTVTSSAGPESLDFQCMDLGKQHHRFNNPHMLHDFVV